The following proteins are co-located in the Pedobacter sp. FW305-3-2-15-E-R2A2 genome:
- the clpP gene encoding ATP-dependent Clp endopeptidase proteolytic subunit ClpP, which produces MKIDKDEFRKYAVKHHRINGLNVDRFIGATNNSPKSMTPYIIEERQLNVAQMDVFSRLMMDRIIFLGDAIYDGNANIIQAQLLFLQSTDNNRDIQIYINSPGGSVYAGLGIYDTMQYITPDVATICTGMAASMGAVLLVAGAKGKRAALPHSRVMIHQPSGGAQGVASDMEINLREMLKLKKELYDIISNHSGQSYEWVEKASDRDYWMKADEAKSFGMIDEVLGANNKENNG; this is translated from the coding sequence ATGAAAATAGACAAAGACGAATTTAGAAAATACGCAGTTAAACACCATCGTATTAATGGTTTAAACGTGGATCGTTTTATTGGTGCAACCAATAATTCTCCAAAAAGTATGACTCCTTACATCATTGAAGAGCGTCAGCTTAACGTGGCACAAATGGATGTGTTCTCCCGTTTAATGATGGATCGTATCATCTTTTTAGGTGATGCCATTTATGATGGTAATGCGAACATTATACAGGCTCAGTTGTTGTTTTTACAATCTACAGATAACAACAGAGACATTCAGATCTATATCAACTCACCAGGTGGTTCTGTATATGCAGGATTGGGTATCTATGATACCATGCAATACATCACACCAGATGTGGCCACCATCTGTACCGGTATGGCAGCTTCTATGGGAGCCGTACTATTGGTAGCAGGAGCGAAAGGAAAACGTGCTGCATTGCCACACTCGCGTGTGATGATTCACCAACCTTCAGGTGGTGCACAGGGAGTTGCTTCAGATATGGAGATCAACTTAAGAGAGATGCTGAAATTAAAGAAAGAATTGTATGACATCATTTCAAACCACTCCGGACAATCGTACGAATGGGTAGAGAAAGCTTCAGACCGTGATTACTGGATGAAAGCTGACGAGGCGAAAAGCTTTGGAATGATTGATGAAGTGCTGGGAGCGAATAACAAAGAAAATAATGGCTAA
- the clpX gene encoding ATP-dependent Clp protease ATP-binding subunit ClpX translates to MAKQNKESRCSFCGSGKQDTLMLIEGLDAYICDKCVTQANQLLVQELGSKKAKSLDSSVTLLKPMEIKAHIDQYVIGQDDAKKVLSVAVYNHYKRLGQKVNQEDEVEIEKSNIMLVGETGTGKTLLAKTIAKILHVPFCICDATVLTEAGYVGEDVESILTRLLQAADYDVASAERGIVYIDEVDKVARKSDNPSITRDVSGEGVQQALLKILEGTIVNVPPQGGRKHPDQKMIPVNTNNILFICGGAFDGIERKIANRLRTQAVGYKVKKDDAELDLKNLYKYITPQDLKSFGLIPELIGRVPVLTHLNPLDKQALRNILTEPKNSLFRQYVKLFEFEGVKLVFEDEVLDFIVDKAMEYKLGARGLRSICEAIMLDAMFDIPSDPSIKELSITLDYAVEKFEKADFKKLKAA, encoded by the coding sequence ATGGCTAAACAAAATAAAGAATCTCGTTGCTCTTTTTGTGGCTCAGGTAAGCAGGATACATTAATGCTTATTGAAGGTCTGGACGCGTACATTTGCGATAAATGTGTGACTCAGGCCAATCAACTCCTGGTACAGGAGCTTGGGAGTAAGAAAGCGAAATCTTTAGACTCTTCAGTTACCTTATTGAAGCCTATGGAAATCAAGGCACATATTGACCAGTACGTAATTGGTCAGGATGATGCTAAGAAAGTCCTTTCTGTAGCGGTTTATAACCACTATAAGAGATTAGGTCAAAAGGTAAACCAGGAGGATGAGGTAGAGATTGAAAAATCGAACATCATGCTGGTAGGGGAAACCGGAACCGGAAAAACCTTATTGGCGAAAACGATCGCTAAGATCCTGCATGTTCCTTTCTGCATTTGCGATGCGACGGTCCTGACTGAAGCTGGTTATGTAGGAGAAGATGTGGAAAGCATCCTGACCCGTTTGCTTCAGGCTGCGGATTATGATGTGGCTTCGGCAGAACGCGGAATCGTTTACATCGATGAGGTGGATAAAGTAGCGCGTAAAAGCGACAACCCTTCCATCACCAGAGATGTGTCGGGAGAAGGCGTGCAACAGGCTTTATTGAAGATCTTAGAGGGAACGATAGTGAATGTTCCACCTCAGGGCGGACGTAAACACCCTGATCAGAAAATGATCCCGGTAAACACGAATAATATCCTCTTCATCTGCGGTGGCGCATTTGATGGTATTGAACGTAAGATTGCGAACAGGTTACGTACGCAAGCCGTTGGTTATAAAGTGAAAAAAGATGATGCAGAGCTTGATCTTAAAAACCTTTACAAATACATTACGCCTCAGGATTTAAAATCTTTTGGTTTGATTCCTGAGCTGATTGGTCGTGTACCGGTGTTAACACACCTTAACCCATTGGATAAACAGGCATTACGTAATATCCTGACAGAACCTAAGAATTCTTTATTCCGTCAGTATGTGAAACTGTTTGAATTTGAAGGGGTGAAATTGGTTTTTGAAGATGAGGTGTTAGATTTTATTGTCGACAAAGCAATGGAATATAAACTGGGAGCAAGGGGCTTACGCTCTATCTGCGAAGCAATTATGCTGGATGCCATGTTTGACATCCCTTCCGATCCGAGTATAAAGGAGCTGAGCATTACGCTCGACTACGCGGTAGAGAAATTCGAAAAGGCCGACTTTAAAAAGTTAAAAGCAGCTTAG
- a CDS encoding helical backbone metal receptor gives MQRSFTDQLNRTINISYPPKRIISLVPSQTELLFNLGLDAELIGITKFCVHPEAKFKEKTKIGGTKKLNLDLIRSLKPDLIIGNKEENEQLQIEALMGEFPVWMSDIYDLEDAKQTISQIGALVDREPEAAYLNHLINAGFNDLQTLALQNNLNKSVAYLIWKSPYMFAGRNTFINHLLAVNGLNNVVKENRYPEMSLEDLRLLKPELVFLSSEPYPFKEKHLEEIRAVLPEAKVLLVDGEMFSWYGSRLVKAVQYFFQFQKELY, from the coding sequence ATGCAACGCAGTTTTACAGACCAGCTTAACCGTACGATAAACATCAGTTATCCGCCAAAAAGAATCATCTCCCTGGTTCCTTCTCAAACAGAATTGCTATTTAACCTGGGGCTGGATGCGGAGCTGATCGGAATTACTAAATTTTGTGTTCATCCGGAAGCTAAATTTAAAGAGAAGACCAAAATAGGGGGGACAAAGAAATTAAACCTGGACCTGATCCGAAGCTTAAAACCCGACCTCATCATTGGCAATAAGGAAGAAAACGAGCAACTGCAGATAGAGGCGCTCATGGGAGAGTTTCCGGTTTGGATGAGCGATATTTATGACCTGGAAGATGCGAAGCAAACCATCAGCCAAATTGGGGCATTGGTAGACCGGGAACCCGAAGCAGCATACCTGAATCACCTGATCAATGCCGGGTTTAATGACCTTCAGACCCTGGCACTGCAAAATAATCTGAACAAGAGTGTGGCCTATCTGATCTGGAAAAGCCCATATATGTTTGCCGGAAGAAATACATTTATCAATCATCTGCTGGCGGTAAACGGGCTTAACAATGTGGTCAAAGAAAATAGGTATCCCGAAATGAGCCTGGAAGACCTTCGTCTTCTGAAGCCGGAGCTGGTGTTCCTATCTTCAGAACCTTATCCTTTTAAGGAAAAACACCTGGAAGAAATCAGAGCGGTACTGCCGGAGGCGAAAGTCCTGCTGGTAGATGGAGAAATGTTTTCCTGGTATGGCAGCCGGTTGGTAAAGGCCGTTCAATATTTTTTTCAGTTTCAGAAGGAATTGTATTGA
- the tig gene encoding trigger factor: MNITQEKINDLNAVVKIKISPEDYTEKVDKSIREQAKKANLPGFRKGMVPAAHIKKMYGRSILVEEINTLLSETLSKHLTDNKVEILGQPLPVMDDTKEFKWDNTDEFEFDYELGLAPEVDVKITSKDKFTQFNVKADEETLASRIKNIRRSYGKMTNPEVSAEDDVLYAELAQLSADGSIFEGGINSTGSIRLDQVADKKILKSLVGLKKDDVVELDVQKAFDKNEVIIAKLLNIAEEDAKELQSKFQVTVKNVNRLEESDLNQEFFDKLFGEGVVTDEAGFTAKITEEVESMFKQDADRKLQNDMYTKLIESVKMELPDEFLRKWLKATNEKLTEAELAEGYEDFAKNLKWTLIENKLIKDNSIEIKYEDVFATAKQRLDAQFRMYSPSPMPEDQLAQYTATFLKEKDNANRIFDEVKAIKVFEYIQSVATLDQKEIAYNKFIELK; this comes from the coding sequence ATGAACATTACACAGGAAAAAATTAACGACTTAAATGCAGTTGTAAAGATTAAGATTTCACCTGAAGATTATACTGAAAAGGTTGATAAATCTATAAGAGAGCAAGCTAAAAAAGCAAACCTTCCTGGTTTTCGTAAAGGAATGGTTCCTGCAGCACACATCAAAAAAATGTATGGCAGAAGCATTTTGGTGGAAGAAATCAATACCCTGTTGAGCGAAACATTAAGCAAACACCTTACTGATAATAAAGTAGAGATCCTTGGTCAGCCTTTACCGGTGATGGATGATACTAAAGAATTCAAATGGGACAATACAGATGAGTTCGAGTTTGATTACGAATTGGGTCTTGCCCCAGAGGTAGATGTGAAAATCACATCCAAAGATAAATTCACTCAATTCAACGTTAAAGCAGACGAAGAAACTTTAGCTTCCCGTATCAAAAACATCAGAAGAAGCTATGGCAAAATGACAAACCCTGAAGTTTCGGCAGAAGATGACGTCCTTTATGCCGAATTAGCACAACTTTCTGCTGATGGTTCAATTTTTGAAGGTGGCATCAACAGTACAGGTTCTATTCGTTTAGATCAGGTAGCTGATAAAAAGATCTTAAAATCTTTAGTAGGTTTAAAAAAGGATGATGTAGTTGAACTTGATGTTCAAAAAGCTTTTGATAAGAATGAGGTGATCATCGCCAAATTGTTAAACATTGCTGAAGAAGATGCAAAAGAATTACAATCTAAATTCCAGGTAACGGTTAAAAATGTAAACCGCTTAGAGGAATCTGATTTAAACCAGGAGTTCTTTGATAAATTATTTGGTGAAGGTGTAGTGACTGACGAAGCTGGTTTTACCGCTAAAATCACTGAGGAAGTAGAAAGCATGTTCAAACAAGATGCAGACCGCAAATTGCAGAACGACATGTACACTAAACTAATTGAAAGTGTGAAAATGGAATTGCCTGATGAGTTTTTACGTAAGTGGTTAAAAGCTACAAACGAAAAACTAACTGAGGCTGAGCTTGCAGAAGGATATGAAGATTTCGCTAAAAACCTTAAATGGACTTTAATCGAGAACAAACTGATTAAAGACAATAGCATCGAAATTAAATATGAGGATGTATTCGCAACTGCTAAACAACGTTTAGATGCACAGTTCAGAATGTATAGCCCAAGCCCAATGCCGGAAGATCAGTTGGCGCAATACACGGCTACTTTCCTTAAAGAGAAAGACAATGCAAACCGCATTTTTGATGAAGTGAAAGCAATTAAGGTTTTTGAATATATTCAATCAGTTGCCACTTTAGACCAAAAAGAAATCGCTTATAATAAATTTATAGAATTGAAGTAA
- a CDS encoding nuclear transport factor 2 family protein, which produces MKTEEELIQFEKQWNSALENNNADEISKFMSPDWIIVGSDGITGKSSFLESVRTGILTHNRMDSDEMTAKIHGNTGIIISRGTSAGIYDGQAFELYEWSCSTYIKEDQQWYCVSTMVTKANRL; this is translated from the coding sequence ATGAAAACAGAAGAAGAACTGATTCAATTTGAAAAACAGTGGAATAGCGCCCTGGAAAACAACAATGCGGATGAAATCTCTAAATTTATGTCCCCCGACTGGATCATTGTCGGCTCCGATGGCATCACTGGCAAATCCAGCTTTCTGGAATCAGTAAGAACAGGAATACTCACACACAACAGAATGGATTCCGATGAGATGACCGCTAAAATTCATGGAAATACCGGCATCATCATCAGTCGCGGAACAAGCGCGGGGATTTACGATGGCCAGGCTTTCGAATTGTACGAATGGTCTTGCAGTACCTACATCAAAGAAGACCAGCAATGGTACTGCGTATCTACAATGGTTACAAAAGCCAATCGCCTTTAA